In the genome of Candoia aspera isolate rCanAsp1 chromosome 4, rCanAsp1.hap2, whole genome shotgun sequence, the window GGCTGGTGGGCACCGGCGCTGGCCAGAAGGGCCTCGATGGCAGAGAGGAGGGTGCAGTAATGTGTCTGGCACTGCCCCGTGTAGAACTGCAAAAGCTGGCTGTCCTCCGGGGATGGTGGCACCTGCTGAGCAGAGGGGGGACATCAAAGAGGACCTTAGGAACTTGTTGCCACTGGTGATTTTCAAAGCTATGTTTCCTGCCACTCACTGCCCTCCAGCAGTTGAATGCTCCCACGGAGCTAAGTGGGTTTTATCAAAAATATTTCAATGCGGTGGTATCCACagtgtgtggtcaaaaaagtcaagatggcagctgcgacggtgtgatcaaagctcggcagttttttaatgtgcatcaaaAACACAGGCTCAGCTTTGATTGCATccctgcagccaccatcttgacttttttgaccacttcCTGCAGGCACCCGTTTCAACAATTTGTTGGGGTCAAATACACAATAATTAGGATAAATCAGCCCAAATCCCCCTTCCCTTGTGACCATCATTTGTGGGCAGCAAACTTAAATGGTATCTTAAACTATTTCCAGGGGAAGTATGCTAAACACCAAGACCAGGAGGAAGGGGCGGCTGCGGGATGGATGTGAGTTTGATTGGGTTTTATCAAAGagctttattgttttaaatgatcattttactttattctatttttgttttgctcCCTACCCAGAGTTCTTTTTGgtaggtgggcagctatataaatttgctcaataaatacatatatacagacaccaaagactgatcttgaaaaaataagAAGGGTGGAGCTGGTTAATCgctgaatgggagaccaccaggaaatcacaAAGCTGTAACGTAgactgagaatttaaaaaaaccatATTCATATGGCAAAAGTCATGGGCGTGTCTGTTTAATCACCCGGCGGCAAATTTGCCTCAAAGGACAGTTGACTTTACTCAACCTTTCCAGAATAGTTTCAGGACTGGAAGTCTTATTTTTGGAGCATttatgggactttttttttctaccCTGTTTCCTTAAGACAGAACTTGtgcatttcaaaggaaaaagCATTCCCTGCAGATAAAAGCATTTATCTGTAGGGGAGAAACCAAAGGCTGGCTCCTGTTTTTGCAAGGATGGCTTTGAACAAATGGCTCAGTTTCTGCTTTTTACACCGCTCTGACAAAAAGGAGGGATCCACTCACAGAGATCATAAACTCGGGGAGGACATAGTGAGAGCCATGGATTACAAAGATAAAGAAGAGGTACCATTTCTTCGGTCTGAGTTGGGTCTCCTGGGAGTGGGAGCGTGGGGCTCGCTTCGGGTGTTGTTGCCTTTGGCTGGATTTTATCGGCCCcctaagaaaaggaaagaaaaaagaagagacaagaagaaaaatagaaaagaagaaagaagaaaaaaagaaaagagaagagaagaaaaaagagaagagaaatagaaaagaaaaaagagaagaaaaaagaagagaagaaatgaaagaaaagaaaaaaaagaaacgagagaagagagaagagaagaaaaaagaaaaggaaagaaaaaaaagaaaactgcatttaTTTGGTGAGTTTCATACAGGATAAATGAGACAGAAAACCAAATGCCTGAACACAATGAAGAAGGAAGCTATCTTGAAAAACTCAAGCAATGAACAAACAAGATTAATACAGATCAGCGCAGGGGAATTCTACGCTACACTTTGGATTCGGAACACACAGAGGTGCCCATTCCCATTTATCTCCAATTCTTTCACCAAGCTCATCTTTTCCTGCAGTGCTGCTAAATTAAGCTAATCCCAACTGAGAGGCGGAATCCCATTCCAAGGAGCTGCATCTCCAATGTTTCTCCTTGCCCTCCAAAGCACCTATTTTAAATTGCAATCCAAAAGCCACTCACTAGGATCTGTATTATTTCTGTGTATGTACACAGGGGATTGTTTCTATCGGTTAGGATATGAGATTTGAAATGACCCCCTCAGGCCACAAGGTTCCTTACCCCTTATTTGAGTTTTTGGTATGCAGCTCTTCTGCCCTGCAAATACCTTTGCTAGCTAGAACAAGCAAAACTGATCCCTGGGctgctttgtgttttaattgcaAAAGTTTGCTGTTTCCACCCTCTTCTCTCCTCCGCCAATAGACTGCTGGGATGCTGTCTTCCCGTAAAATGCAGTATTTGAATAACCAAAGCTATGGCTTGGTGCAATAGTCCAGCTCAGTTCACGCAACACACTAAAGTACAAACTCATTCAAAGAACATGCAGCCATTGTTTCAAGGAATGTACTCTTTACATTTAAAGTGATTCTTACAGATCGGTGCTGGGCTTCAGTCAAAGCTCTTTTCCCAAATCACGTTTCAAGTCCTGCTCAAGTGAGTTTTGCCCACTAGCCATTTTGCAACGTATAATATTGATATCATTTTTGGTTAACATTCACCTTTCTTTTGAGGATTAaagaatggaaatatttttagGCTCAGAGCGTGTTTACAAGAATGAAAAGTTAACCTGATTTCATAATAAAATCAAACATGCTTGAAAGTCTGTTCACCTTTCGAATTTATACGAGGCACAGAGTAACAGCTTCAACGCCAGATTTAAGTGAGGATCTCATCCTTaattacaatttcatttttttaaaagcacatggGTCTAGAGACAAAGAAGAGAATTGGGAAGGAGTCTGTAATGTTTGAGGAGTCAAGGGCTGCAATTTATCCAAGGTTACATGcgtgggaggtcaaaaaagtcaagatggcgacaAGAAATGGTgagactgaagccctgccccttttggtgTGTTGCATGCAAAGGGGGCGGGGTTTCAGTCTCACCATTCTTTTGTCCCCACCTATAAAGGGCTGCCCCCCCATCTTCCTGAAATAATCGGAAAGAGAACTGGGTAAgcttaatttggggggggggaatcacacCTGGACTGCTGAAATCCAGCTGTTCCGCAGCTGAATTTCAGCAGTGAGATTTTGGCTTGTGGGGAGGCACTTGTAGTAGGCTGCAGCCCGTGGGTCGCCTGCTCCAACACAGAAAAGCCAAAGGGCTGGGCATCCGTTCAGAATAAAAGCAAAGTGGCATCTGGATCGTGTCCCAGTGTCAACAGCTGGATCGAGACTTGCCCCGTGCTGGGGCTGCCCTTACCTTCAGATGAACATAATCGTACTCGTCGGCCAGACGGATCCCCTCGTATTCGTTCTGGACATCATCCCTGCCTTGGTCCAGCGGCTCTCCTGCCCCGAGACCCCCCAGTCGGGGCGGAGGGGGAGGCAGTGGGCGGTCCTGGATGCTGCCTTTCCGGACGATGCTGGGCGACGGAGGGGGCAGCTCCCCCGAGAGACGTTCCTCGCTAGGAAGAGCGGGCAGCGGTCGACGGGACAGGCTCTCTGCGGAAGGCAGCCGGGGGCGGGTGGGGGGCCCTGGGTCCCTCAGGCTGAGGCCTTGGAGGGCCCCCTCCAGGGGCGGGGTGCTGGGTGTCAGCAGAGGAACATCATAAATGCCTccgtcctcctcttcctcctcccttccttctgcccGGACATCCTCGGGAGACTCGTACAAGTTAAGCAAGGCAGAAGCACGGCGTAAATTGGATGGGATGGCATAGATCAGTGGCCCTTCGCggctcccttcctcctcctcttgtacCAGGGGCTTCTTGAAGGCAAGCGGCACGTCATAGGCCTCGTCCAAATTCGGGGGGGCTGTGGGCTGGGGGGCCACCCGGGCCACTTTCTTGGCACGCGGGGCAGGCGAATCGTAAGTGTCTGAGTGCGCATCTCGGAGCAAGGACGAGGGCACATCGTAAACCTGCGAGTGGAAAAAAGGATAGAGTCCCAAAAGTAAGTGCATTTGGGGTCAGATATCATGCCATAAGAGGGCTGGCCTGGTTTGGGGCCCGCATGCTGGGTGAATCcagttgcaggtagtcctcgacttacaaccacaattgggactggaacttctgttgctaagcaaggctgttgttaagtgagtcacgcctgattttacaaccttttttgctcatggccgttaagcaaatcaccgtggtgattaagcaaatccggcttccccattgactttgcttgtcggaagctggctgggaagactgcaaatggcaatcatgtgactctggaatgctgcaactgtttaagtgtgagccggttgccaagctcctgaattttgaccacaaggacgctgcgatggttgtaagcgtgaggaccagtcgtaagttacttttcccagcactgtcgtaactttgaatggtcactaaacgaatggtcgtaagtcaaggactacctgtattgcattaTGTGAAACACAGTTTACAGCTCAGCACGTTTGAACCATACAGCATGGCTTGATAAGCAGTTTGAGTGCTTAGCATAGAGATAAACACAGCCACTGTGGTCTGTAAAATACagtttatgacttagcatgaCAAGTGATCCCTGCCACAGTG includes:
- the EFS gene encoding embryonal Fyn-associated substrate isoform X2 — translated: MSVSAQLCRALYDNIAECPDELSFHKGDLMVLLQPEGTGLEGWHLCSLHGQQGIVPANRVRVLPESGSPGPATHPNHTPADVYQVPKKEGLLVGRISDGSTDEWRRRDQRKEEQEVYEVPPPARPCPLPPEGIYRVPRGTRREEDTTEVYDVPSSLLRDAHSDTYDSPAPRAKKVARVAPQPTAPPNLDEAYDVPLAFKKPLVQEEEEGSREGPLIYAIPSNLRRASALLNLYESPEDVRAEGREEEEEDGGIYDVPLLTPSTPPLEGALQGLSLRDPGPPTRPRLPSAESLSRRPLPALPSEERLSGELPPPSPSIVRKGSIQDRPLPPPPPRLGGLGAGEPLDQGRDDVQNEYEGIRLADEYDYVHLKGADKIQPKATTPEASPTLPLPGDPTQTEEMVPPSPEDSQLLQFYTGQCQTHYCTLLSAIEALLASAGAHQPPRVFVPHGKFVIVTAHKLVFVGDTVSRLASSAAVRARVGAASSALCQALKEAVLSVKSAALRYPSLPAAQEMQGCVAELSRQALAFTTLLGALAPS
- the EFS gene encoding embryonal Fyn-associated substrate isoform X3 — translated: MSAQLCRALYDNIAECPDELSFHKGDLMVLLQPEGTGLEGWHLCSLHGQQGIVPANRVRVLPESGSPGPATHPNHTPADVYQVPKKEGLLVGRISDGSTDEWRRRDQRKEEQEVYEVPPPARPCPLPPEGIYRVPRGTRREEDTTEVYDVPSSLLRDAHSDTYDSPAPRAKKVARVAPQPTAPPNLDEAYDVPLAFKKPLVQEEEEGSREGPLIYAIPSNLRRASALLNLYESPEDVRAEGREEEEEDGGIYDVPLLTPSTPPLEGALQGLSLRDPGPPTRPRLPSAESLSRRPLPALPSEERLSGELPPPSPSIVRKGSIQDRPLPPPPPRLGGLGAGEPLDQGRDDVQNEYEGIRLADEYDYVHLKGADKIQPKATTPEASPTLPLPGDPTQTEEMQVPPSPEDSQLLQFYTGQCQTHYCTLLSAIEALLASAGAHQPPRVFVPHGKFVIVTAHKLVFVGDTVSRLASSAAVRARVGAASSALCQALKEAVLSVKSAALRYPSLPAAQEMQGCVAELSRQALAFTTLLGALAPS
- the EFS gene encoding embryonal Fyn-associated substrate isoform X1 — translated: MSVSAQLCRALYDNIAECPDELSFHKGDLMVLLQPEGTGLEGWHLCSLHGQQGIVPANRVRVLPESGSPGPATHPNHTPADVYQVPKKEGLLVGRISDGSTDEWRRRDQRKEEQEVYEVPPPARPCPLPPEGIYRVPRGTRREEDTTEVYDVPSSLLRDAHSDTYDSPAPRAKKVARVAPQPTAPPNLDEAYDVPLAFKKPLVQEEEEGSREGPLIYAIPSNLRRASALLNLYESPEDVRAEGREEEEEDGGIYDVPLLTPSTPPLEGALQGLSLRDPGPPTRPRLPSAESLSRRPLPALPSEERLSGELPPPSPSIVRKGSIQDRPLPPPPPRLGGLGAGEPLDQGRDDVQNEYEGIRLADEYDYVHLKGADKIQPKATTPEASPTLPLPGDPTQTEEMQVPPSPEDSQLLQFYTGQCQTHYCTLLSAIEALLASAGAHQPPRVFVPHGKFVIVTAHKLVFVGDTVSRLASSAAVRARVGAASSALCQALKEAVLSVKSAALRYPSLPAAQEMQGCVAELSRQALAFTTLLGALAPS